In Lacerta agilis isolate rLacAgi1 chromosome 8, rLacAgi1.pri, whole genome shotgun sequence, one genomic interval encodes:
- the LOC117052241 gene encoding small serum protein 2-like has protein sequence MKILLSLTAFSFTLALCQGYCMFSQHEAQIKDGQLPTECTDPYDGSKHPLGSEWNTAQCMECTCNESGMECCARYGGTVNVLGCKAVLNPNTCKYEFYKLDDPSKPCF, from the exons AAAATCCTCTTGAGCCTCACTGCCTTCTCTTTCACACTTGCCTTGTGTCAGGGATACTGCATGTTTAGCCAGCATGAAGCACAGATTAAAGATG GTCAACTGCCCACCGAGTGTACTGATCCCTATGATGGGAGCAAGCATCCATTGGGCTCCGAGTGGAATACAGCGCAGTGCATGGAATGCACATGTAATGAAAGTGGAATGGAGTGCTGTGCCAG gtACGGTGGTACTGTCAATGTTCTGGGATGTAAAGCAGTGCTAAATCCAAATACATGTAAATATGAATTCTATAAACTGGACGATCCCTCCAAACCCTGTTTCTGA